Proteins found in one Synechococcus sp. LA31 genomic segment:
- a CDS encoding FAD-binding domain-containing protein: MGCTVVWFRRDLRLNDHAALSAACSRGAVLPLFVLDRDLLFHPETAVARVAFMLESLKALDAELRQRGGRLLTRWGDPAEVLVQLVRTSGADGVIAHTDSERLVGRVRDARVSRSLAAAGIPLRWLEPAGATGDLMPYSSWSHQWHQAMASPALPAPEQLVVPAPSSALPDQPVPNLEALGLRPDAKPIPPGGSAAALNRLEQFCEGAASRTYYWELSYPSAKVTTGLSPYLKFGVITPRQCLQRLAWHRPRGGEGGRRDPRSRSAVQLASRLRWGCAIHQRFRYLPQLELSALWSPFDSTTAAPLSDEQEEIYAAWQEGRTGFPIVDAAARCLQAEGGWLELNFRSRAIYASFLTNLCGIDWRYGALHYMRHLIDGDCPIDHYQWAMQAGVTYHGSKAWTRIYHPGQVAVDRCDPQGLFIRRWLPELRALTNDQLGSPPTMADYPVPILNYESARRLRLETLQEQRLLIGDVQTAMARLPRYLHPFGYERITQADVAWADLWGYQPPHALQPNAVDLERLDPAGWKALMSWFSGSSRTNGATRPQTSGRRRSRRTQPSPGQLSLDLGLALDSQR, from the coding sequence ATGGGGTGCACGGTGGTGTGGTTCCGGCGCGATCTGCGCCTGAACGACCATGCGGCCCTGAGCGCAGCTTGCAGCCGCGGCGCCGTTTTGCCGCTGTTTGTGCTCGATCGCGATCTGCTGTTTCACCCGGAAACTGCTGTTGCTCGGGTGGCCTTCATGCTCGAGAGTCTCAAGGCCCTCGATGCCGAACTGAGGCAGCGCGGCGGGCGCCTGCTCACCCGCTGGGGTGACCCTGCTGAGGTGCTGGTGCAGCTGGTGCGTACCAGCGGCGCTGATGGGGTAATCGCCCACACCGATAGCGAACGGCTGGTGGGCCGGGTGCGCGACGCCCGCGTGAGCCGCTCACTAGCGGCCGCCGGCATCCCTTTGCGCTGGCTGGAGCCTGCGGGTGCCACAGGGGATCTGATGCCCTACAGCAGCTGGAGCCACCAGTGGCATCAGGCCATGGCGAGCCCGGCCCTGCCGGCACCGGAGCAGCTGGTGGTGCCGGCACCCTCCAGCGCCCTGCCTGATCAGCCCGTTCCCAACCTCGAAGCGCTGGGCCTACGACCAGATGCCAAGCCCATCCCCCCCGGCGGCAGCGCCGCAGCCCTAAACCGGCTCGAGCAGTTTTGCGAAGGCGCCGCCTCTCGCACCTACTACTGGGAGCTCAGCTATCCGTCGGCGAAGGTAACAACAGGGCTCAGCCCCTACCTGAAATTTGGTGTGATCACCCCGCGACAGTGCCTGCAGCGGCTGGCCTGGCACCGGCCCCGAGGCGGTGAGGGCGGGCGCCGCGATCCTCGCAGCCGCAGCGCAGTACAACTCGCCAGCCGACTGCGCTGGGGCTGCGCAATCCATCAGCGCTTCCGCTATCTACCGCAGCTGGAGCTCAGTGCCCTCTGGAGCCCTTTCGACTCCACCACAGCGGCGCCACTGAGTGACGAGCAGGAGGAGATCTACGCCGCCTGGCAGGAAGGGCGCACGGGATTCCCGATCGTGGATGCGGCAGCGCGCTGCCTGCAGGCCGAAGGCGGCTGGCTAGAGCTCAACTTCCGCAGCCGCGCGATCTACGCCAGCTTCCTCACCAACCTCTGCGGGATCGACTGGCGGTATGGCGCCCTGCACTACATGCGCCATCTGATCGACGGTGACTGTCCGATTGATCACTACCAATGGGCGATGCAGGCCGGGGTGACGTATCACGGATCCAAGGCCTGGACGCGGATCTACCACCCGGGTCAGGTGGCAGTGGATCGCTGCGATCCCCAGGGGCTGTTCATCCGCCGCTGGCTACCGGAGCTGCGTGCCCTCACCAACGACCAGCTGGGCAGTCCGCCAACCATGGCCGATTACCCCGTTCCAATACTCAACTACGAGAGCGCTCGTCGGCTGCGGCTAGAGACATTGCAAGAACAACGTCTCCTTATTGGAGACGTTCAAACGGCTATGGCTCGGCTTCCGAGATATCTGCATCCTTTCGGCTACGAGCGCATCACCCAAGCCGATGTGGCCTGGGCGGATCTCTGGGGGTACCAGCCGCCTCACGCGCTGCAACCCAACGCGGTGGATCTCGAGCGGCTTGATCCCGCGGGATGGAAGGCCCTGATGAGTTGGTTCAGCGGCAGCAGCCGCACCAATGGGGCCACACGCCCGCAGACAAGCGGCCGTCGGCGCAGCCGCCGGACACAGCCGAGCCCTGGGCAGCTCAGCCTGGATCTCGGGCTCGCCTTGGATTCCCAACGCTGA
- the pgeF gene encoding peptidoglycan editing factor PgeF: MAESVDRPFNRQDAQFNLLEGWTWVGCYGGYYLQSDLLTDFEHGFFTRQWQGRGPEVLAGYVSAGVSVHRPKQVHSALVLQASAARAEPWPEADGLVSDAGGQSLWVCGADCTPVLIADPVSGRVAACHAGWRGVAGGILLRAIEQLEQVGCQRQSLLLALGPAVSGVRYQVELSVAQRVAASLPAASSLEALEACGAVMPDSEVGRCRLDIRAATRLQLEQAGIPPEQISVCPLCTVSEELLFHSWRRDQVKAVQWSGIVSQQLPV; the protein is encoded by the coding sequence ATGGCTGAGTCGGTTGATCGCCCTTTCAACCGGCAGGACGCCCAGTTCAACCTCCTGGAGGGGTGGACTTGGGTGGGCTGCTACGGCGGCTATTACCTCCAATCCGATCTGCTGACGGACTTCGAGCACGGCTTTTTCACACGCCAGTGGCAGGGCCGCGGCCCCGAGGTGCTGGCTGGCTACGTGAGCGCCGGGGTGAGCGTGCATCGCCCGAAGCAGGTGCATAGCGCTTTGGTGCTGCAGGCCAGCGCCGCCAGGGCTGAACCCTGGCCAGAGGCCGATGGACTGGTGAGCGATGCCGGTGGCCAGAGCCTTTGGGTGTGCGGTGCCGATTGCACGCCTGTGCTCATCGCCGATCCCGTGAGCGGCCGGGTGGCGGCCTGCCACGCAGGATGGCGCGGTGTGGCTGGTGGGATTCTGCTGCGGGCGATCGAGCAGCTCGAGCAGGTCGGTTGCCAGCGGCAGAGTTTGCTGCTGGCCCTCGGTCCTGCCGTTAGCGGTGTTCGTTATCAGGTGGAGCTCAGCGTGGCCCAACGGGTGGCAGCGTCGCTACCCGCGGCGTCGAGCCTCGAGGCGCTTGAGGCCTGCGGGGCTGTGATGCCTGATTCAGAGGTGGGTCGTTGCCGGCTCGATATCCGCGCCGCCACCCGTCTCCAGCTTGAGCAGGCCGGGATCCCGCCCGAACAGATCAGCGTCTGCCCCCTCTGCACCGTGAGCGAAGAGCTGCTGTTTCATTCGTGGCGCCGCGATCAGGTGAAGGCCGTCCAGTGGAGCGGCATCGTGTCCCAGCAGCTGCCGGTCTGA
- a CDS encoding AbrB family transcriptional regulator, whose product MLTGAELLAKVKDLGDASKSDIVRACGYVSAKKDGSERLNFTAFYEALLNAKGVEFGGSTGKVGKGGRKLSFTTKVQFNGNLMVGKAYTALLDLKPGDEFEIKLGRKQIRLAPLGAPDEEE is encoded by the coding sequence ATGCTCACAGGAGCAGAACTGCTTGCCAAGGTTAAAGATCTTGGTGATGCCAGCAAATCCGACATCGTTCGGGCCTGCGGCTACGTATCCGCCAAGAAGGACGGCTCTGAGCGTCTCAACTTCACGGCCTTCTATGAAGCGCTGCTCAACGCCAAGGGTGTGGAGTTTGGCGGCTCTACCGGCAAGGTTGGCAAAGGCGGTCGAAAGCTGAGTTTCACTACCAAGGTGCAGTTCAACGGCAACTTGATGGTGGGCAAGGCCTACACCGCTCTATTGGATCTCAAGCCTGGCGACGAGTTTGAAATCAAGCTCGGTCGTAAGCAGATTCGTCTGGCGCCACTGGGTGCTCCTGACGAAGAAGAGTAA
- a CDS encoding Tab2/Atab2 family RNA-binding protein, with translation MSQATEEARPNAGRAPSPYPDLLQADWELDYYSRPILEPDGKKRWELLICSTPLQSAEGSGFRFSLNCPAASVNSQWLKQSLEQAIEQAAREGYGTPRKLRCWRASMRTMVQRAAEQLGLELIPSRRCYALVEWLQERQLKVYPAEEGYMAGPLAPAPLPIQPVAVPLPEAARGDRWSWASLPLGALREAADWEVSFPGLVPLAGAGSDEAMVSGLRLFSATRSLAIAGWIAGLEPVRLEVSGGQLVLEAGLEDRWLLGNLDAEEAEAAAQAFRAAREQVGGVQFLAVQSHENQSGFDGFWVLRDLPDA, from the coding sequence ATGAGTCAGGCCACCGAGGAAGCGCGTCCGAACGCCGGGCGCGCCCCCTCTCCCTACCCGGATCTCCTGCAGGCTGACTGGGAACTCGACTACTACTCCCGTCCGATTCTTGAGCCCGATGGCAAGAAGCGGTGGGAACTGCTGATCTGCAGCACACCCCTGCAGAGTGCTGAAGGCAGCGGGTTTCGCTTTTCCCTCAACTGCCCAGCGGCCAGCGTGAACTCCCAGTGGCTGAAGCAGTCACTCGAGCAGGCGATAGAGCAAGCGGCCCGCGAGGGCTATGGCACGCCCCGCAAGCTGCGCTGTTGGCGTGCCTCCATGCGCACGATGGTGCAGCGTGCTGCTGAGCAGTTGGGCCTGGAGCTGATTCCCAGCCGCCGCTGCTACGCCCTGGTGGAGTGGCTGCAGGAGAGGCAGCTCAAGGTTTATCCGGCGGAGGAGGGCTACATGGCGGGCCCCCTGGCCCCTGCGCCCCTGCCGATTCAGCCCGTGGCGGTGCCCCTGCCGGAGGCGGCTCGCGGTGATCGCTGGAGCTGGGCCTCCCTTCCGCTCGGAGCCCTGCGCGAGGCCGCCGATTGGGAGGTGAGTTTTCCTGGCCTTGTTCCCCTCGCTGGCGCCGGATCCGATGAGGCGATGGTGAGCGGCTTGCGGCTTTTCAGTGCCACACGATCCCTGGCCATTGCCGGTTGGATTGCTGGCTTGGAGCCTGTGCGACTGGAGGTGAGTGGTGGCCAGCTGGTGCTGGAGGCTGGTCTGGAGGATCGTTGGCTGTTGGGGAACCTTGACGCAGAGGAGGCTGAAGCTGCTGCCCAGGCATTCCGCGCTGCCCGCGAGCAGGTGGGCGGTGTGCAGTTTCTTGCCGTGCAGAGCCATGAAAACCAGAGCGGCTTCGATGGCTTCTGGGTGCTCCGCGATCTACCTGATGCCTGA
- the folE gene encoding GTP cyclohydrolase I, which produces MTSTLPSSVSGQLAPVSRRIRNRLDAAGVAYLANDNIADHLQDGELDQLEIEVAGKVRELLRSLVIDIDNDHNTEETAERVARMYLHEVFKGRYHHQPKIASFPNVKKLDEIYTVGPITVRSACSHHLVPILGNCWIGIKPGDRVIGLSKFSRVADWVFSRPHIQEEAVMILADEIERLCEPQGLAILVKAQHYCMKWRGVKEPQTSMVNSVVRGDFRHDPSLKAEFFELVKQQESLLLH; this is translated from the coding sequence ATGACATCAACTCTTCCTTCAAGCGTTTCCGGCCAGCTGGCTCCTGTTAGCCGCCGTATTCGTAACCGTCTTGATGCAGCTGGCGTGGCTTACCTCGCCAACGACAACATCGCCGACCATCTCCAGGATGGTGAGCTGGATCAACTGGAAATTGAGGTGGCCGGCAAGGTGCGCGAACTGCTGCGCAGCCTCGTGATTGATATCGACAACGACCACAACACCGAGGAAACAGCCGAGCGTGTCGCTCGCATGTATCTGCATGAAGTGTTCAAGGGTCGCTACCACCATCAGCCCAAGATCGCCAGCTTCCCCAATGTGAAGAAGCTGGATGAGATCTACACCGTTGGTCCGATCACGGTGCGCTCTGCCTGCTCTCACCATTTGGTTCCCATCCTCGGTAACTGCTGGATCGGGATCAAACCCGGCGATCGGGTGATCGGCCTCTCCAAGTTTTCTCGCGTGGCCGACTGGGTGTTCTCACGCCCGCACATCCAGGAAGAGGCTGTGATGATCCTGGCCGATGAAATCGAGCGGCTGTGTGAGCCTCAGGGTCTGGCAATTCTTGTGAAAGCCCAGCACTACTGCATGAAGTGGCGTGGTGTGAAGGAGCCGCAAACCAGCATGGTGAATTCAGTGGTGCGTGGCGATTTCCGCCATGACCCAAGCCTCAAAGCTGAATTCTTTGAGCTGGTGAAGCAACAGGAATCCCTGCTGCTTCACTGA
- a CDS encoding SDR family oxidoreductase, producing MTTSPANARPAALITGASRGIGASAARAFAAAGYDLLLLARSGDSLEQLAAELRNDHLRVETATVDLADPTGIAAALEALLSRGLQPTVVINNAGAAYTGSLATMPLERWQWLLQLNLTSVFQVCQAVLPALRQRGGHIINVSSHAARNAFPDWGAYCTSKAALASFSRCLAEEERQHGIRVSTLTLGAVNTPLWDSETVHSSFDRRAMLSPERVAEALLSLAQQPSSQIVEDLTLMPAAGVL from the coding sequence TTGACCACCAGTCCAGCCAACGCCAGACCAGCGGCACTGATCACCGGGGCCTCCCGCGGGATTGGGGCATCCGCCGCGCGAGCGTTTGCGGCCGCGGGCTACGACCTGCTCCTGCTGGCTCGCTCAGGTGATTCCCTCGAGCAGCTGGCAGCTGAGCTACGGAATGACCACCTGCGCGTCGAGACCGCCACCGTGGACCTGGCAGACCCCACCGGTATCGCGGCTGCGCTCGAGGCGCTGCTGAGCCGCGGCCTGCAGCCCACGGTGGTGATCAACAACGCCGGTGCGGCCTACACGGGAAGCCTGGCCACCATGCCACTGGAACGCTGGCAGTGGCTGCTGCAGCTCAATCTCACCAGCGTGTTTCAGGTGTGCCAAGCGGTGCTGCCGGCCCTGCGCCAGCGGGGCGGGCACATCATCAATGTGAGCAGTCATGCCGCCCGCAACGCCTTTCCTGATTGGGGGGCCTACTGCACCAGCAAAGCAGCGCTGGCCTCATTCAGCCGTTGCCTGGCTGAAGAAGAGCGGCAGCACGGCATCCGCGTCTCCACCCTCACCCTCGGTGCGGTTAATACGCCTCTCTGGGACAGCGAAACGGTCCACAGTTCGTTTGATCGCCGTGCCATGCTCTCTCCAGAGCGCGTGGCCGAAGCGCTGTTGTCTTTGGCCCAGCAACCCTCCTCCCAGATCGTGGAGGACCTCACCCTTATGCCCGCCGCTGGCGTTCTCTGA
- a CDS encoding long-chain acyl-[acyl-carrier-protein] reductase: protein MFGLIGHSSSFAQAQDKARELGLEEMAEADMLAWCSAPPQLLETFQVTSRTGQTIEGTYIDSCFVPEMLSRFKTATRKVQNAMEMAQKHDINVTALGGFTSIIFENYDLSKFQQIRNTTLEWKRFTTGNTHTAWVICQQVERNAPLLGIDLSQAKVAVVGATGDIGSAVCRWLSQKTGVGELLLVARQQQRLQDLQTSLGGGTILSLEEALPQADVVVWVASLPQTLTIDQGSLRKPCLMIDGGYPKNLDAKVAGDGVHVLKGGIVEFWQDIGWQMMEVAEMENPKRQLFACFAEAMLLEFEGIHTNFSWGRNNISLANMDLIGNASLRHGFQAIGLNPAQLSRATQGGVELAAA, encoded by the coding sequence ATGTTTGGTCTGATTGGTCACTCCAGCAGCTTTGCCCAGGCCCAGGACAAAGCCCGCGAGCTCGGACTCGAGGAGATGGCCGAAGCCGACATGCTGGCTTGGTGCTCCGCCCCGCCCCAGCTACTGGAAACCTTCCAGGTGACCAGCCGCACAGGGCAAACGATCGAGGGCACCTACATCGATTCCTGCTTTGTGCCGGAGATGCTGAGCCGCTTCAAAACGGCCACTCGCAAGGTGCAGAACGCCATGGAGATGGCCCAGAAGCACGACATCAACGTGACCGCTCTGGGCGGATTCACCTCGATCATTTTCGAGAACTACGACCTCTCCAAGTTCCAGCAAATCCGCAACACCACCCTGGAGTGGAAGCGGTTCACCACCGGCAACACCCACACCGCCTGGGTGATCTGCCAGCAAGTGGAGCGCAATGCACCCCTGCTGGGCATCGATCTCAGCCAGGCCAAGGTGGCTGTAGTGGGCGCCACGGGCGACATCGGCAGCGCAGTGTGCCGCTGGCTGAGCCAGAAAACAGGTGTTGGCGAACTGCTGCTGGTGGCACGGCAGCAGCAACGCCTGCAAGACCTACAAACCTCTCTGGGCGGCGGCACGATCCTCAGCCTTGAGGAAGCTCTCCCCCAAGCCGATGTGGTCGTGTGGGTAGCCAGCCTTCCCCAAACCCTGACCATCGACCAGGGCAGCCTCCGCAAACCCTGTCTGATGATTGATGGCGGTTACCCCAAAAACCTTGATGCCAAGGTGGCCGGCGATGGGGTGCATGTGTTGAAAGGCGGCATTGTGGAGTTTTGGCAAGACATCGGCTGGCAGATGATGGAGGTGGCCGAGATGGAAAATCCCAAACGCCAGCTTTTCGCTTGCTTTGCTGAGGCCATGCTGCTGGAATTTGAGGGCATCCACACCAACTTCAGCTGGGGCCGCAACAACATCTCGCTGGCCAACATGGACCTGATCGGCAATGCCTCGCTGCGCCATGGGTTCCAGGCCATCGGCCTCAACCCTGCCCAACTGAGCCGGGCAACCCAGGGAGGCGTGGAACTGGCGGCGGCCTGA
- a CDS encoding acetyl-CoA carboxylase carboxyltransferase subunit alpha — MARRPLLDFEKPLVELEEQIEQIRQLAKDSEVDVSQQLLQLETLAARRREEIFSSLSPAQKIQVARHPQRPSTLDYIQVVTDEFIELHGDRRGGDDQALVGGIGRIGDQGVVLLGHQKGRDTKENVARNFGMASPGGYRKAMRLMDHADRFRLPIFSFIDTPGAYAGLTAEELGQGEAIAVNLREMFRLRVPIVATVIGEGGSGGALGIGVADRLLMFQHSVYTVASPEACASILWRDAAKAPVAAEALKITAADLLKLGIIDDVINEPSGGNHWAPRQAAETLKTALLRHLGELQSLSESELTQQRYAKFRRMGRFLEAGQQDASVGS; from the coding sequence ATGGCCCGCCGTCCGCTGCTTGATTTCGAGAAACCTCTGGTGGAGCTGGAGGAGCAAATCGAGCAGATCCGGCAGCTGGCCAAAGATTCCGAAGTGGATGTGAGCCAGCAGCTGCTGCAGCTGGAAACCCTGGCCGCCCGCCGGCGTGAGGAGATCTTTTCGAGCCTCAGCCCCGCCCAGAAGATCCAGGTGGCGCGTCACCCCCAGCGCCCCAGCACCCTCGACTACATCCAAGTGGTCACCGATGAATTCATCGAGCTACACGGCGACCGTCGCGGCGGCGATGACCAGGCCCTAGTGGGAGGCATTGGCCGCATCGGCGATCAGGGCGTGGTGCTACTGGGCCACCAGAAGGGCCGTGACACCAAGGAAAATGTGGCGCGCAACTTCGGCATGGCCTCACCCGGTGGCTACCGAAAGGCCATGCGGCTGATGGACCACGCCGATCGCTTCCGGCTCCCGATCTTCTCGTTTATCGACACGCCCGGCGCCTACGCCGGGCTCACCGCCGAAGAGCTGGGCCAGGGCGAGGCCATCGCTGTGAATCTGCGCGAGATGTTCCGCCTGCGTGTGCCGATTGTGGCCACCGTGATCGGAGAGGGCGGCTCCGGCGGCGCTCTTGGCATCGGTGTGGCCGATCGTCTGCTGATGTTCCAGCACAGCGTCTACACCGTGGCCAGCCCCGAAGCCTGCGCCTCGATCCTCTGGCGTGATGCCGCCAAGGCCCCGGTGGCCGCCGAGGCTCTAAAAATCACGGCGGCGGATCTGCTCAAGCTCGGCATCATCGACGATGTGATCAACGAACCCTCCGGCGGCAACCATTGGGCACCGCGCCAGGCCGCTGAAACGCTAAAAACAGCTCTACTGCGCCACCTGGGCGAACTTCAGAGCCTCAGCGAAAGCGAGCTGACCCAACAGCGCTACGCCAAGTTCAGGCGAATGGGGCGCTTCCTCGAGGCCGGCCAACAAGACGCGAGCGTTGGCTCTTAA
- a CDS encoding aldehyde oxygenase (deformylating): MATLEAPDVCAAAGNLPDFTTDTYKDAYSRINAIVIEGEQEAHDNYISIGTLLPEQADELTKLARMELKHMKGFTACANNLGVVADMAFAKEFFAPLHDNFKTALAAGKVPTCLLIQALLIEAFAISAYHIYIPVADPFARKITEGVVKDEYTHLNYGQEWLKANLESCREELEQANRDNLPLIRRMLDQVAGDAAVLHMDKEDLIEDFLIAYQEALTEIGFSTREIARMAAAALVG, from the coding sequence ATGGCGACCCTTGAAGCTCCGGACGTCTGTGCAGCAGCCGGCAACTTGCCCGACTTCACGACCGACACCTACAAGGACGCCTACAGCCGCATCAACGCGATCGTGATCGAGGGCGAGCAGGAAGCCCACGACAACTACATCTCGATCGGCACCCTGCTCCCTGAGCAGGCCGATGAGCTCACCAAGCTGGCCCGGATGGAGCTGAAGCACATGAAGGGCTTCACCGCTTGCGCCAACAATCTGGGCGTTGTGGCCGACATGGCCTTCGCCAAAGAGTTCTTTGCCCCCCTGCACGACAACTTCAAAACCGCCCTGGCCGCGGGCAAAGTGCCTACCTGCCTGCTGATCCAGGCTCTGCTGATTGAGGCCTTCGCCATCTCGGCATATCACATCTATATCCCGGTCGCCGATCCCTTCGCTCGCAAAATCACCGAAGGCGTGGTGAAAGACGAGTACACCCACCTCAACTACGGTCAGGAGTGGCTCAAGGCCAACCTGGAAAGCTGCCGTGAGGAGCTGGAGCAGGCCAACCGCGACAACCTGCCCCTGATCCGCCGCATGCTCGATCAGGTAGCTGGTGACGCTGCTGTGCTTCACATGGACAAGGAAGACCTGATCGAGGACTTCTTGATCGCCTACCAGGAAGCTCTCACAGAGATCGGCTTCAGTACCCGCGAAATCGCACGCATGGCCGCTGCCGCCCTGGTGGGTTGA
- a CDS encoding S1 RNA-binding domain-containing protein: MAGTGNQQPSQPSAKQAQSPRPVPPASPRPPAAPPARKPPQVLQINKKDEQLKLERQAVEARAAAEAAAQHAAELENAVRASRGEAPLSPQRPSAPSAPARPSAGDDELFDMSGFEGLTMADLIGPDDKGKRRGGGASGGSRQAAPQPERSAAVPARTVDDFDFDADAFLAALDEQEFVGTTGEVAMGTVVALESDGVYVDIGGKAPGFMPKKECGLGVITNLKERFPRGTQVEVLVTREQNADGMVTVSARALALRQSWEKVRVLEKEGKVLQVKVNGFNRGGVTCDVEGLRGFIPRSQLQEGENHEALVGKTLGVAFLEVNPETRKLVLSEKKAATAAIFQNLDVGQLVEGQVVSIKPYGLFVDLGGISGLLHQSAITGGQMRDLREVFGQGDRVKALITELDPGRGRIALNTALLEGQPGELLIDRDKVMAEAADRANRARSVLRQQEQSAG, from the coding sequence ATGGCCGGTACCGGCAACCAGCAGCCCTCCCAGCCTTCGGCCAAGCAAGCCCAGTCGCCGCGCCCTGTTCCGCCGGCGTCTCCGCGCCCCCCGGCGGCTCCCCCGGCGCGCAAGCCGCCTCAGGTGCTGCAGATCAATAAAAAAGACGAGCAGCTGAAGCTCGAGCGCCAAGCCGTTGAAGCCCGCGCTGCCGCAGAAGCTGCTGCTCAGCACGCTGCCGAGCTGGAGAACGCCGTGCGCGCCTCCCGCGGTGAAGCGCCGCTCTCCCCGCAGCGTCCCAGCGCTCCCTCCGCCCCTGCCCGTCCTTCCGCCGGTGACGACGAGCTGTTCGACATGAGCGGCTTTGAGGGTCTCACCATGGCCGATCTGATCGGTCCAGACGACAAAGGCAAGCGGCGCGGAGGTGGTGCCTCCGGCGGTTCCCGCCAAGCTGCACCCCAGCCCGAGCGCTCGGCGGCTGTGCCAGCCCGCACAGTGGACGACTTCGATTTCGACGCCGACGCCTTCCTGGCTGCTCTCGATGAGCAGGAGTTTGTGGGCACCACCGGCGAGGTAGCCATGGGCACGGTGGTGGCCCTCGAGAGCGATGGCGTGTACGTGGACATCGGCGGCAAGGCTCCGGGCTTCATGCCCAAGAAGGAGTGCGGCCTAGGGGTGATCACCAACCTCAAAGAACGCTTCCCCCGTGGCACCCAGGTGGAGGTGCTGGTGACTCGCGAGCAGAACGCCGACGGCATGGTGACCGTGAGCGCCCGCGCCCTGGCCCTGCGCCAGAGCTGGGAGAAGGTGCGCGTGCTCGAAAAGGAGGGCAAGGTGCTGCAGGTGAAGGTGAATGGCTTCAACCGCGGCGGCGTGACCTGCGATGTGGAAGGCCTGCGCGGCTTCATCCCCCGCTCACAGCTGCAGGAGGGCGAAAACCACGAAGCGCTCGTGGGTAAAACCCTTGGCGTGGCCTTCCTGGAGGTGAATCCGGAAACCCGCAAGCTGGTGCTCTCGGAGAAAAAAGCTGCCACGGCTGCCATCTTCCAGAACCTGGACGTGGGGCAACTGGTGGAAGGCCAGGTGGTGTCGATCAAGCCCTATGGCCTGTTTGTGGACCTGGGCGGTATCAGCGGCTTGCTGCATCAATCGGCGATCACCGGCGGCCAAATGCGTGACCTGCGCGAGGTGTTCGGCCAGGGTGATCGCGTCAAGGCGCTGATCACCGAGCTCGATCCAGGCCGCGGCCGCATCGCCCTCAACACCGCCCTGCTGGAGGGGCAGCCCGGCGAGCTGCTGATCGATCGCGACAAGGTGATGGCAGAAGCCGCCGATCGGGCCAACCGTGCTCGTAGCGTGCTGCGCCAGCAGGAACAGAGCGCCGGATGA
- a CDS encoding creatininase family protein, with translation MTRSSTSGQRQLEMLQWPQLQRAAAQSGSTVVWPFGAFEQHGPQLPLGTDALFADRLLDQVLAALPTALPIWRLPVQSLGFSPEHQSFPGTLSLPSELLIAQITCIGAQLADAGFQRLVLFNAHGGQIALLQVAARQLRASRPELAVLPCFLWSGPKEIGELLPEPERSQGLHAGLAETSLMLQLAPELVGPERPIDGVLPEPPPAGWSLEGAVPEAWLTADLSSSGVVGDSRGANQGLGAALEQRLVEGWCGLFTALLGSSWPPGPANRP, from the coding sequence ATGACGCGCTCCAGCACATCCGGCCAGCGTCAGCTGGAGATGCTCCAGTGGCCCCAGCTCCAGCGGGCCGCGGCCCAGTCGGGAAGCACGGTGGTGTGGCCCTTTGGCGCCTTCGAGCAACACGGCCCGCAGCTGCCGCTGGGCACCGACGCGCTGTTTGCCGATCGGCTCTTGGATCAGGTGCTAGCCGCCTTACCTACAGCGCTTCCGATCTGGAGGCTGCCGGTGCAGAGCCTCGGGTTTTCACCTGAGCACCAGAGCTTTCCTGGCACCCTGAGCCTGCCGTCGGAATTGCTGATCGCCCAGATCACCTGCATCGGAGCCCAACTGGCCGATGCAGGCTTTCAACGCCTGGTGCTGTTTAACGCCCATGGCGGCCAGATCGCTCTACTGCAGGTGGCCGCCCGCCAGCTGCGGGCCAGCCGGCCGGAGCTGGCGGTGCTGCCCTGTTTTCTCTGGAGCGGACCTAAGGAGATTGGGGAGCTGCTTCCAGAACCCGAACGCAGCCAGGGTCTGCACGCCGGCCTGGCGGAAACCAGCTTGATGCTGCAACTGGCGCCGGAGCTTGTGGGGCCTGAACGGCCCATCGATGGCGTGCTCCCGGAGCCACCCCCCGCCGGCTGGAGCTTGGAAGGTGCCGTACCGGAGGCGTGGCTCACGGCGGACCTCTCCAGCAGCGGGGTTGTGGGCGACAGCCGCGGCGCCAACCAGGGGCTCGGTGCGGCGCTGGAGCAGCGTCTGGTGGAGGGATGGTGCGGCCTGTTCACCGCCTTGCTGGGCAGCTCTTGGCCACCGGGGCCGGCAAACCGACCCTGA